The proteins below are encoded in one region of Bombus vancouverensis nearcticus chromosome 8, iyBomVanc1_principal, whole genome shotgun sequence:
- the LOC117162727 gene encoding cadherin-23 has product MKIVPISAHTSNSPQNRVNFHSSGENNHVNYTKLAIKMTSTKPIIAFSWLLRSYKRRRFKSEWLAFVFACLLASCSARNNPPRFLIDGQTEIVIRLKEGPDTPVGSLIYRLRGVDPDGDSLTFGVRDQPGSGVIRVENFSPTEANIYLNKLLDREVRDEYALVLTLTDGRLGEGNFITQSLLLLVEDVNDNVPIFRPHPTSLTLREDSGPGILTTVEATDADLGAHGQVVYYLQELDGDNDVFSVSTVNGKGVIRLVGRLDYEKKYLYQLRILAIDRAINEKVNTGTTAILVKVQDVEDQPPEFITITPVARISENARIGTSVLQVRAVDGDKGINNKVTYSITQGPRYLFDIDTTSGLVFTRAQLDREAEENAEGTFILEITVREVSNIVPAPSVSTEVTIILTDVNDETPKFRSARYRAEINENAPHNTPVNFIGDAIPEVYDHDLGTNGTFKMFIDGDDGIFDVTPSRGINEAPFLIRVKNSSKLDFESRSEVNFTLIAKEVVTVAPKQSKVPVVVFIKDQNDNYPEFTEDMYEVSIPENCAVGTTVAWVQALDEDSGNFGTRGIRYTNLGGSIAHVLSMDPLTGLITVKEPGPSFDRELVSRHYLTVEARDDLGKGNRNTVQLVVNVKDVNDNAPIFLQNKYEAVLLENEDHFQSPLIVEAFDIDLNGTKNSEVTYALVSGEFSRNFSIDSKRGIIIPTMPLDYEALPISQGHKETSVRPLRLTVRARDMGTPSLSSDAPLIIYLKDINDNPPAFERTLYKKSIPEDLPGGTSVVQVKAWDKDLSSPNNKLVYRIQSGAGDKFVISPEKGVIRVAPGSNLDPDLTSPKTTRYSLNVIAIDSGTEIQRTAEVLVNITIVDVNNKPPVFIDPGTVTIRENTQVGAYVHRVVANDPDIAPILRYRIDPNSSEARNEEGTLIKIQEYDYLSALELNALDGLLRVVKLLDRERVETIRLGLVVEDLAAIRGIQTASATLNIIIEDENDNNPRFRRPFYRRSVTENSKNGVNIASIVADDADKNRSITYSLESPKELADLVHLDSETGEMVVANKIDREQYSWLNLTVRATDSGIPPRSSLSEVYVQVLDENDNNPYFVTDISNLTVMENAKIGTEVATIQARDPDSGDYGKITYLLDRMSSQGTFAIHPESGVLTVADSIDWEDKQNYVLVIEAWDNYQFGYTAGESRNAFKQIKVTVTDVNDNPPKMDIPATCVTISEFHDVKDLVFTIKVKDADDPTTPNGRMKIRILSGNELGLFILEQADYWTANIKAAHSLRGKFGNYSLHLEARDLGSPSNKDISVLNICVTDYNDNPPVFISPQHNTTIRVAENVTVGTSIIQIEAKDADTGPNGDVHYRLKQDLAGHWRTFHIDDTTGIISLKLPLDRETQKLYEIRVEAYDLGTPTPLSTDLDLIIYVRNINDYEPQFLVDIFKIDFTEEQPPGSETVQLPETVDRDEVDDLDDPPTQVCYFIISGNDDGLFILDIFRHELTTAKTLDREQQEEHLLIVKATEDCNTVPANGTLSDEADDTTLKIVINVMDINDNPPKFVSKIFTGGVTTEADFGTQFMQVKAIDLDAGDNAIVNYYQVGKIHMTLTEGLDDIELQPFLVNKLTGVVSLNFDPQRGMKGYFDFMVLANDTHGLEDTARVFIYLLREDQRVRFVLRQHPPEVRNRIETFRETLGNVTGAIVNIDDYKIHENHDGSVDRTKTDLYMHLVNRRDNSILEVSEVLELVDRNIEKLDGLFKEFNVLDTQPAQYQPIVQYEQAGTTFWLLTLTLFLGALLILCIALCISQRASFRRQLKAANASPFGTSDAEFIRGPGRVPNTNKHSVEGSNPIWMHAYENEWFKSDESLSHTSERDSLDENALNNEEIMNEANTNQRTDDKPYYIEPRASSISSAGSVANIPNDFHRSSPIYRTQNNIVNPLGKKIETTEL; this is encoded by the exons GTTCCAATATCGGCGCACACTTCAAATTCACCTCAAAATCGAGTTAATTTCCATTCATCGGGCGAAAATAACCATGTTAATTACACGAAGCTTGCCATCAAGATGACCTCGACGAAACCAATCATCGCGTTTTCGTGGTTGTTGCGATCCTACAAGAGACGCAGGTTTAAGTCAGAATGGCTCGCTTTCGTGTTCGCCTGCCTTTTAGCGAGTTGTTCGGCCAGGAACAATCCGCCGCGTTTCCTGATCGACGGCCAGACGGAAATTGTCATTAGGTTAAAGGAAGGTCCCGATACGCCAGTTG GCAGTTTAATTTACAGGCTTCGCGGCGTCGATCCTGACGGTGACAGCCTGACTTTCGGCGTTAGAGATCAACCTGGCAGTGGTGTGATTCGGGTCGAGAATTTTAGTCCAACCGAAGCCAATATTTACTTGAACAAATTACTGGACAGAGAG GTAAGGGACGAGTACGCGTTAGTGTTGACACTGACAGATGGAAGACTCGGTGAAGGAAATTTCATCACGCAAAGTTTACTGCTTCTGGTGGAAGATGTTAATGACAACGTGCCAATCTTCCGTCCACATCCTACTTCCTTGACGCTTCGTGAAGACTCCGGTCCGGGTATTTTAACAACGGTCGAAGCCACCGATGCGGATTTAGGAGCACATGGTCAGGTGGTTTACTACCTCCAAGAACTTGACGGTGATAATGACGTGTTCAGCGTTTCCACTGTCAATGGAAAGGGTGTCATCCGCCTTGTCGGCCGTCTGGATTACGAAAAAAAATATCTATACCAGTTGAGAATTCTGGCAATCGATCGAGCAATAAACGAAAAG GTAAACACGGGAACAACCGCGATACTCGTCAAGGTTCAGGACGTCGAGGATCAACCTCCAGAATTCATAACCATAACACCTGTTGCCAGGATCAGTGAAAATGCAAGAATAGGCACATCCGTTCTTCAAG TTCGCGCAGTGGACGGTGACAAaggaataaataataaagtaacaTATAGCATCACGCAAGGTCCGAGGTATCTATTCGACATAGACACGACTTCCGGTTTGGTGTTCACCAGGGCGCAACTCGATCGTGAGGCAGAGGAAAATGCCGAGGGCACTTTTATCTTGGAAATTACCGTGAGAGAAGTATCGAATATTGTGCCTGCACCGTCTGTTTCGACCGAAGTCACTATTATTCTAACGGACGTGAACGATGAGACTCCAAAGTTCAGAAGCGCGAGATATCGTGCCGAGATAAACGAAAATGCACCGCATAATACGCCGGTTAATTTCATCGGGGATGCAATTCCGGAAGTTTACGATCATGACTTG GGAACTAATGGTACGTTTAAAATGTTTATTGACGGCGATGACGGAATATTCGACGTGACTCCGTCGAGAGGAATTAACGAAGCTCCATTTCTTATACGCGTCAAAAACTCCAGCAAACTAGATTTTGAAAGTAGATCAG AGGTAAATTTCACATTAATCGCAAAGGAGGTGGTAACAGTGGCACCAAAGCAGAGTAAAGTGCCGGTAGTCGTTTTCATAAAAGACCAGAACGATAATTATCCAGAGTTCACGGAGGACATGTATGAGGTATCGATTCCGGAAAATTGCGCCGTCGGCACTACGGTGGCATGGGTTCAAGCCTTGGACGAAGATAGCGGGAATTTTGGAACACGAGGAATTAGATACACCAATTTAGGAGGCAGTATTGCGCATGT GTTATCGATGGATCCTCTAACAGGACTAATCACGGTTAAAGAACCGGGGCCAAGCTTCGATCGAGAACTAGTATCTCGACATTATTTAACCGTTGAGGCAAGAGATGACCTTGGCAAAGGTAATCGCAATACTGTCCAGTTGGTCGTCAATGTGAAGGATGTTAACGACAATGCTCCTATATTTCTACAAAACAAATACGAAGCAGTGCTTCTGGAGAACGAAGATCATTTCCAATCGCCCTTAATCGTCGAAGCGTTTGACATCGATTTGAATG GTACGAAGAACAGCGAAGTGACGTATGCCTTAGTATCGGGAGAATTTTCACGGAATTTTAGTATCGATTCAAAGCGCGGCATAATTATCCCCACGATGCCCTTGGATTATGAAGCCTTGCCTATTAGTCAAGGACACAAGGAAACATCAGTACGTCCATTGAGATTGACGGTACGAGCTAGGGATATGGGTACTCCAAGTTTGAGCTCAGATGCgccattaattatttatctgaAAGACATCAATGACAATCCACCTGCATTTGAGAGAACGTTGTACAAGAAAAGCATCCCTGAGGACCTGCCTGGAGGTACCAGTGTAGTACAG GTCAAAGCTTGGGATAAGGATTTATCTTCACCTAACAATAAATTAGTTTATCGAATTCAAAGCGGCGCAGGTGATAAATTTGTGATTAGTCCGGAAAAAGGTGTAATTAGAGTTGCACCGGGTTCCAATTTAGATCCAGATTTGACTTCACCGAAGACTACAAGATACAGCTTGAACGTCATAGCGATCGATAGTGGAACGGAAATCCAAAGAACGGCCGAAGTTCTGGTCAATATCACTATCGTAGACGTTAACAATAAACCACCCGTCTTTATCGACCCGGGTACGGTGACCATTCGTGAAAATACACAA GTTGGAGCGTACGTGCATCGTGTTGTGGCTAATGATCCAGACATAGCGCCGATATTACGTTATCGTATCGATCCAAATTCTTCGGAGGCAAGAAACGAGGAAGGAACGCTAATTAAGATCCAAGAATATGATTATTTGTCCGCTTTGGAATTAAATGCACTCGATGGATTGCTTCGTGTGGTTAAATTGTTAGATAGAGAAAGAGTGGAAACGATAAGATTGGGGTTAGTTGTTGAAGATTTGGCTGCAATCAGAGGAATACAGACTGCATCCG CTACGTTGAACATaataatcgaagatgaaaaCGACAATAACCCAAGATTTCGCAGACCATTTTATAGACGATCTGTAACAGAGAACAGTAAAAACGGCGTAAATATTGCGAGCATTGTTGCCGATGATGCAGATAAGAATCGTAGTATTACGTATTCGTTAGAAAGTCCTAAAGAACTGGCAGATTTAGTTCATCTTGATTCTGAAACAGGTGAAATGGTCGTGGCGAATAAAATCGATAGAGAACAATATTCCTGGCTTAATCTAACTGTACGTGCCACTGACTCAGGAATTCCACCTAG ATCGAGTTTATCTGAGGTATACGTTCAAGTACTGGACGAAAATGACAATAACCCGTACTTTGTAACTGATATCAGTAATTTGACTGTGATGGAAAACGCTAAGATCGGTACAGAAGTAGCTACCATTCAAGCTAGAGATCCTGATAGCGGAGATTATGgaaaaattacatatttattagATAGAATGTCGTCCCAG GGTACATTTGCCATTCATCCTGAGTCTGGCGTCTTGACAGTAGCAGATTCGATTGACTGGGAGGATAAACAAAATTACGTTCTAGTCATAGAGGCTTGGGATAACTATCAGTTCGGTTATACAGCTGGGGAATCGAGAAATGCGTTTAAGCAGATCAA GGTCACTGTAACAGATGTCAACGACAATCCACCAAAAATGGACATACCTGCAACATGTGTTACCATATCAGAATTCCATGACGTGAAAGATTTAGTTTTTACCATTAAGGTGAAGGATGCAGATGATCCAACAACTCCAAATGGTCGTATGAAAATTAGAATTCTTTCTGGAAATGAATTAG GTTTATTCATCCTAGAACAAGCAGACTATTGGACGGCAAATATAAAAGCGGCACATTCACTTCGAGGAAAATTCGGGAATTATTCGTTACATCTGGAAGCCCGAGATCTTGGTAGTCCTTCCAATAAAGACATTtctgttttaaatatttgtgtGACGGATTACAACGACAATCCGCCAGTCTTTATTAGTCCACAGCATAATACAACTATTCGAGTAGCAGAG aatGTGACAGTCGGGACATCGATCATACAAATTGAAGCCAAAGATGCCGATACTGGTCCAAATGGCGACGTTCATTATCGTTTGAAGCAAGACTTGGCTGGTCATTGGAGAACATTTCACATCGACGATACCACCGGCATTATCTCACTAAAACTCccgttagacagagaaacgcaGAAATTGTACGAG ATCAGAGTAGAAGCATACGATCTAGGAACTCCAACTCCTCTCAGCACGGATCTAGATCTGATTATTTACGTGCGAAACATCAACGATTACGAGCCTCAATTTTTGGTAGACATATTCAAGATTGACTTCACAGAAGAGCAACCTCCTGGCTCTGAAACTGTACAATTACCAGAAACTGTCGATAGGGACGAAGTTGATGATCTTGACGATCCTCCTACTCAAGTGTGTTATTTTATAATCAGCGGCAATGATGATGGACTCTTTATCCTCGATATCTTTAGACACGAATTGACT ACTGCGAAAACGTTAGACAGAGAACAGCAAGAGGAACATTTGTTAATTGTGAAAGCGACAGAAGATTGTAATACTGTTCCAGCGAACGGAACGCTTTCCGATGAAGCGGACGATACTACGTTGAAGATTGTTATAAATGTAATGGACATAAACGATAATCCACCCAAGTTTGTTAGTAAGATATTCACGGGTGGAGTTACTACAGAAGCTGATTTTGGCACGCAATTTATGCAAGTCAAG GCGATTGACTTGGATGCAGGTGATAATGCTATAGTTAATTATTACCAAGTTGGTAAAATTCACATGACTTTGACAGAAGGTTTGGACGATATTGAGCTGCAACCTTTTCTGGTTAATAAACTCACCGGGGTAGTGAGTTTAAATTTCGACCCTCAGAGAGGGATGAAAGGATATTTTGATTTTATG GTGTTAGCCAATGATACCCATGGTTTAGAAGATACTGCAagagtatttatttatttactaagAGAAGATCAGAGAGTCCGTTTCGTGTTGCGGCAACATCCACCGGAAGTCCGCAACAGAATAGAGACGTTTAGAGA GACACTGGGCAACGTGACTGGAGCGATAGTTAATATTGATGATTACAAAATCCACGAGAATCACGACGGTTCTGTCGATCGAACAAAGACCGATTTGTACATGCACCTTGTAAATCGTCGAGACAATTCCATTCTTGAAGTGTCGGAAGTCCTGGAATTAGTCGACAGAAATATAGAGAAACTCGATGGTCTGTTTAAGGAATTCAATGTTCTCGACACGCAACCGGCTCAATATCAACCGATTGTTCAGTACGAGCAAGCAGGAACCACGTTTTGGCTTTTGACTTTGACCTTGTTCCTAGGAGCTCTGCTAATTCTGTGCATAGCCTTGTGCATTTCGCAAAGAGCCTCGTTCCGCAGGCAATTGAAAGCCGCAAATGCATCACCGTTTG GAACATCAGATGCAGAATTTATAAGAGGACCTGGTCGTGTACCGAATACAAACAAGCATAGTGTAGAAGGTTCTAATCCTATATGGATGCACGCTTACGAGAATGAGTGGTTTAAAAGTGACGAATCACTTAGTCACACGTCTGAGAGGGATTCTCTCGATGAAAATGCATTGAACAACGAAGAAATAATGAACGAAGCTAATACAAACCAAAGAACCGATGATAAACCGTACTATATCGAGCCAAGAGCGTCTTCCATTTCAAG CGCGGGAAGTGTGGCAAATATACCAAATGACTTTCATCGAAGTTCTCCAATATATCGAACGCAAAACAATATCGTTAATCCACTTGGTAAAAAGATAGAAACGACGGAACTGTAA